The sequence CCTTCAGCTCCCGTATCCAGTCCGCGACGACGGACCTCTCGGCGGAGAGCGGGAACTCCGCCCAGATTCCGTTTGGCAAGGCCACGCTCAAGCTCCCTTCGCCCCGTTCGGCTCCGTCGAGCTCGACGAACTGGACCGGCTTGGCCGACTCCGGGCCGAGCCAGCGCCTGAGCGTGGGATAGCTCACGTTCATCTCCTTGCAGAAGCGCGACGCGTTCATCCCGCTTTGGCGGAAGAGCTCCAAGAGCTCTTGCTTCTGTTCTGCAGTGTATCGTTTCCCTCGTTCGGTAGACATGAAGGAAAAATAGCGGATCGACAATCAAGCGTCTAGGGGGCGGAATTTGTACCGCTTACGTAGGAAGCGGCCTCGCGCCGCGATAGCACGGTAATGCTACGGCACTAAGCCGTTAAAAACTCCAGGGGACAGGTCACACCCCGCATGACAAACAATAGCGGCTAGCGTGAGAGTGAAGCCCCGAAGAGCTTGTCGAGGAGCACGTGTCGTACTGCAGAAATAGAACGTAGTTGAATCGCAACCGGGTACATTCCTCGAAGCTTGCTTCGTCTGTATCTTGCGATTCATCGAGCCCCGGAGCCC is a genomic window of Pelagicoccus enzymogenes containing:
- the tnpA gene encoding IS66 family insertion sequence element accessory protein TnpA, which produces MSTERGKRYTAEQKQELLELFRQSGMNASRFCKEMNVSYPTLRRWLGPESAKPVQFVELDGAERGEGSLSVALPNGIWAEFPLSAERSVVADWIRELK